In Nitrososphaerales archaeon, a single genomic region encodes these proteins:
- a CDS encoding F420-dependent methylenetetrahydromethanopterin dehydrogenase has translation RVIESLKKGEAVTLPRIIIDKVKAVNAACFNNPYAYAKAMAAYEMARRVADLTVEGCFKVKEAERYIPLVTAAHEMLREAARLADEAREIEKSGDAVTRMPHYDDGTILSKVKLMEKPKKVERSG, from the coding sequence AGAGTGATAGAGTCTCTTAAGAAGGGCGAAGCTGTTACATTACCAAGAATCATAATCGATAAAGTGAAGGCTGTTAATGCGGCATGCTTCAATAACCCCTACGCGTACGCAAAGGCGATGGCTGCATACGAAATGGCAAGGAGGGTTGCAGACCTCACCGTCGAGGGCTGCTTTAAAGTAAAGGAAGCTGAGAGGTACATACCCTTAGTAACGGCCGCTCATGAAATGTTGAGAGAAGCCGCTAGACTCGCCGATGAAGCACGTGAGATCGAGAAGTCTGGTGATGCCGTTACCCGAATGCCACACTACGATGATGGTACCATACTGAGCAAGGTAAAATTGATGGAGAAGCCGAAGAAGGTTGAGAGGAGTGGATAG